One segment of Oscillospiraceae bacterium MB08-C2-2 DNA contains the following:
- a CDS encoding DUF4352 domain-containing protein, whose amino-acid sequence MKRSLFLATTLLCLSLVLSGCSNLSSALDEALSPSSASSSGATGASTTDDGREVGGYVDGRMGDTLSTAFFSYEVTDAYYADTFEGQSPSEGTTFVVAKVKIKNTFGDEIPMWANEFQIQWNDEGDFSLPIANFHESQMEDEYVMKKGETLEALCVFEVPVATEKTEYSVSYLEYYEDDVEGNVFFLYFDLDPTTKA is encoded by the coding sequence ATGAAACGATCGCTTTTTCTCGCAACCACTCTTTTGTGCCTGAGCCTTGTGCTGTCAGGCTGCAGCAATCTTTCTTCTGCACTGGATGAAGCCCTAAGCCCCAGCTCTGCCAGCAGCAGCGGTGCTACAGGCGCTTCCACCACCGACGATGGCCGTGAAGTAGGCGGCTATGTGGATGGCCGTATGGGCGATACCCTAAGCACTGCTTTCTTTTCCTATGAGGTCACCGATGCTTATTATGCCGATACCTTTGAGGGCCAATCCCCCTCTGAGGGCACAACCTTTGTGGTGGCCAAAGTCAAGATCAAAAACACCTTTGGGGATGAAATTCCCATGTGGGCCAACGAGTTCCAGATTCAGTGGAATGATGAAGGTGACTTCTCTTTGCCTATAGCAAACTTCCATGAAAGCCAGATGGAAGATGAGTATGTGATGAAAAAGGGCGAGACCTTGGAAGCCCTCTGCGTTTTTGAGGTTCCTGTTGCCACTGAAAAAACCGAATACAGCGTCAGCTATCTGGAATACTACGAGGACGATGTAGAAGGCAACGTGTTCTTCCTTTACTTTGATCTGGATCCCACAACAAAGGCTTAA
- a CDS encoding pentapeptide repeat-containing protein: protein MLKPALPDFTSFQPISVEPESFDSFLKNALEDGDVWNTQLSRLSQPQLALAGLDWKECLLENCRLTGSSFQRSSFDQVLFKNCDLSGAKFTDCVFNKVVFEGCKLTGTLLFAAAFHQTIFTDCVAEYATFTKARAKGLWFEACTLTDARLDELSGKALGFDSCNLSRVSFQHTPLAGVDVSNSDIAGSLFTEKELRGLKVSPMQACELAKLLGIVISY from the coding sequence ATGCTCAAACCGGCCCTTCCCGATTTCACTTCTTTCCAGCCCATTTCCGTTGAGCCTGAGAGCTTTGATTCCTTTCTTAAAAATGCCTTGGAGGATGGAGATGTATGGAACACCCAGTTAAGTCGGCTCTCCCAGCCCCAGCTTGCATTAGCAGGGCTGGATTGGAAGGAATGCCTGCTTGAAAATTGCCGTCTCACCGGCTCTTCCTTTCAAAGAAGCTCCTTTGACCAAGTCCTGTTTAAAAATTGTGACCTTTCCGGCGCCAAATTTACCGACTGCGTGTTCAACAAGGTGGTTTTTGAGGGCTGCAAGCTGACCGGAACCCTGCTTTTTGCAGCCGCCTTTCATCAGACTATTTTCACCGATTGCGTGGCGGAATATGCCACCTTTACCAAGGCAAGAGCCAAGGGACTGTGGTTCGAAGCCTGCACCCTGACAGATGCTCGGCTGGATGAGCTTTCCGGCAAGGCTCTGGGCTTTGATTCCTGCAATCTGAGCCGTGTCAGTTTTCAACATACACCCCTTGCAGGTGTTGATGTTTCCAACAGCGATATCGCCGGGTCACTTTTTACAGAAAAGGAGCTGAGAGGGCTAAAGGTTTCTCCCATGCAGGCCTGTGAACTGGCAAAATTGCTGGGAATAGTCATATCATATTAG
- the gpmI gene encoding 2,3-bisphosphoglycerate-independent phosphoglycerate mutase, which produces MKSPLALIIMDGFGFNPSEYGNAVKAAKTPNLDRFLASSPNIQIGASGMDVGLPDGQMGNSEVGHTNIGAGRIVYQELTRITKSIKDGDFFTQKALLDAMENCTKNRKSLHLFGLLSDGGVHSHNSHLYALLEMAKRQGVEKVYVHCFMDGRDVPPTSGKGFIAELQQKMQEIGVGKIASVIGRYYAMDRDNRWDRVEKAYSAMVYGEGSFDTDPVAMMEKSYADSVTDEFIVPTVCDREGNIQAGDSVIFFNFRPDRAREITRTLVDPDFEGFKRRDDNLKLHYVCMTQYDATMPNVYVTFHPQSLANTFGKYISEKGLRQLRIAETEKYAHVTFFFNGGVEAPYEGEDRALIPSPKVATYDLQPEMSAPEVTEEVLKRLDTGNYDVIILNFANCDMVGHTGVFDAAVKAVETVDDCMGQVVSKITAMGGVALITADHGNADQMYEPDGSPFTAHTTNPVPLILVGRDCTLRTDGGCLADLAPTMLQLLGLPQPAEMTGRSLIV; this is translated from the coding sequence ATGAAAAGTCCTTTAGCTCTTATTATCATGGATGGCTTCGGCTTTAATCCCAGCGAATACGGCAACGCCGTCAAGGCGGCTAAAACGCCCAACTTGGATCGTTTTCTTGCTTCTTCCCCCAATATCCAGATCGGTGCTTCCGGCATGGATGTGGGCCTTCCCGATGGGCAGATGGGCAACTCTGAGGTGGGTCACACCAACATCGGTGCAGGCCGTATTGTCTATCAGGAGCTGACCCGTATCACCAAATCCATAAAGGATGGCGATTTCTTTACACAAAAAGCCCTGCTGGATGCTATGGAAAACTGCACCAAGAACAGAAAGAGCCTGCACCTCTTTGGCCTTCTTTCGGATGGCGGTGTTCACAGCCACAATTCCCACCTGTATGCTCTGCTGGAAATGGCAAAGCGTCAGGGTGTGGAAAAGGTGTATGTCCACTGCTTTATGGATGGCCGTGATGTTCCCCCCACCTCCGGCAAAGGCTTTATTGCCGAGCTTCAGCAAAAAATGCAGGAAATCGGCGTGGGCAAAATTGCTTCGGTCATCGGCCGCTACTACGCCATGGACCGTGACAACCGCTGGGATCGTGTGGAAAAGGCTTACAGCGCCATGGTTTACGGCGAAGGCAGCTTTGATACCGATCCTGTGGCTATGATGGAAAAATCCTATGCCGATTCGGTTACCGATGAGTTTATCGTTCCCACTGTCTGCGACCGGGAAGGCAATATCCAAGCTGGTGACAGCGTTATTTTCTTCAACTTCCGCCCCGACCGTGCCCGTGAAATCACCCGCACCTTGGTTGATCCTGATTTTGAGGGCTTTAAGCGCCGGGATGACAACCTAAAGCTCCACTATGTGTGCATGACCCAATACGATGCCACTATGCCCAATGTGTATGTGACCTTCCATCCCCAGTCTTTGGCCAACACCTTTGGAAAATACATCTCCGAAAAGGGTCTGCGCCAGCTGCGCATTGCAGAAACCGAGAAATATGCCCATGTGACCTTCTTCTTCAACGGCGGCGTGGAAGCCCCCTATGAAGGCGAGGATCGGGCTTTGATTCCTTCCCCCAAGGTAGCCACCTATGACCTCCAGCCGGAAATGAGCGCCCCCGAGGTAACCGAGGAGGTTCTCAAGAGACTGGATACCGGCAACTACGATGTGATCATCCTTAACTTTGCCAACTGCGATATGGTTGGCCATACCGGTGTATTTGATGCCGCTGTCAAGGCTGTGGAAACCGTGGATGACTGCATGGGTCAGGTGGTCAGCAAGATTACCGCAATGGGCGGCGTAGCTCTCATCACCGCCGACCACGGCAACGCCGACCAGATGTATGAGCCGGATGGCTCCCCTTTCACCGCTCACACCACCAACCCTGTCCCCTTGATCTTAGTGGGCCGTGATTGCACTCTGCGCACCGATGGCGGCTGTCTTGCCGATCTTGCCCCCACTATGCTGCAGCTTTTGGGCCTGCCCCAACCTGCTGAAATGACCGGCCGCTCCCTGATCGTCTAG